A window from Pirellulales bacterium encodes these proteins:
- a CDS encoding PQQ-binding-like beta-propeller repeat protein, with translation MLRFAWSVFFLIVLGATTVVSAAEWPCWRGPHGDGTSEEQHVPIHWSAQENIAWKIAVPGIGHASPIVWQDRIFLLTCLVDSGDRVLMCLDRKSGQTLWQQTVITAALEEKHELNSHASSTPATDGESVYVTFLAKDDIVVAAYDFAGRQRWLVRPGEFHSKHG, from the coding sequence ATGTTGCGATTCGCATGGTCGGTCTTCTTCTTGATCGTTCTTGGCGCGACAACGGTCGTGAGCGCTGCAGAATGGCCCTGCTGGCGCGGGCCGCACGGTGACGGTACCAGCGAGGAGCAACACGTTCCGATCCATTGGAGCGCTCAAGAGAACATCGCTTGGAAAATCGCAGTGCCGGGCATCGGCCATGCGTCTCCGATTGTCTGGCAGGATCGCATTTTTCTCCTTACCTGCCTCGTGGATTCGGGCGATCGAGTGTTGATGTGCCTTGACCGAAAGTCGGGGCAAACGCTTTGGCAGCAGACGGTGATCACGGCGGCGCTTGAGGAAAAGCACGAGCTCAACAGCCACGCCTCGAGCACCCCGGCGACCGATGGCGAAAGCGTCTACGTCACGTTTCTGGCGAAGGACGACATCGTCGTGGCGGCTTACGACTTTGCGGGTCGGCAGCGGTGGCTGGTGCGGCCTGGAGAGTTTCATAGCAAGCACGGC